In the Merismopedia glauca CCAP 1448/3 genome, one interval contains:
- a CDS encoding NAD(P)H-hydrate dehydratase: MSQTNSRGTILPEFAVTAQQMRDIEGRVFAAGMPVAALMEKVAGKISQRIQALYPLSKLQRVGILVGPGHNGGDALVVARELHFSGYQVLIYCPFSKLKDLTAQHAQYTKSLGIRFVERVDLLCDCQLLIDGLFGFGLERSLSEPITMAIEQLNCCSTPIISIDLPSGLHTDTGEVMGKAIRASRTLCLGLWKLAFLQDRALDYIGEAELIDFDLPLTDIEAVLGSLPDVTRFTTDLAHSSLPLHRPPVTHKYQQGHLLLICGSRQYAGGAILAGLGARGSGVGMLSIAVPTSLKPILTAKLPEALVIECPETETGAIAHLRDLDLAKYSAIACGCGITQDAITVVQSVLAAEKPLILDADALNILASLGEIPRRQSLTILTPHAGEFKRLFPQINLNNRINASCQAASESSAVVLLKGARTIIARPNGKVDIIVESTPALARGGSGDVLTGLMGGLIALANCAQKPLESMVATAAWWHAQAAILAARERTELGVDAHTLTEYLIRAILS, translated from the coding sequence GTGAGCCAAACAAACTCTCGTGGCACAATATTACCAGAATTTGCTGTTACCGCTCAGCAAATGCGTGATATTGAAGGTAGGGTTTTTGCTGCGGGAATGCCCGTAGCAGCTTTAATGGAAAAGGTGGCGGGAAAGATTTCGCAGCGCATTCAGGCTTTATATCCTTTATCTAAGCTTCAGCGAGTTGGAATTCTGGTGGGGCCAGGGCATAATGGAGGCGATGCTTTAGTTGTAGCGCGAGAATTGCATTTTTCCGGCTACCAGGTGTTAATTTATTGTCCCTTCTCGAAATTAAAGGATTTAACGGCTCAACACGCTCAATATACTAAAAGTCTGGGAATTAGGTTTGTAGAAAGAGTTGATTTGCTGTGTGATTGTCAACTGCTGATTGATGGATTATTTGGGTTTGGCTTAGAGCGATCGCTTTCAGAACCGATAACTATGGCGATTGAGCAACTTAATTGCTGTTCTACCCCTATTATCAGTATAGATTTACCTTCAGGGTTGCATACCGATACGGGAGAAGTGATGGGTAAGGCAATTCGCGCTAGTCGTACCCTCTGCTTAGGTTTGTGGAAATTGGCTTTTTTGCAAGATCGAGCTTTAGATTACATCGGTGAGGCAGAGTTAATTGATTTTGACCTACCATTGACTGATATTGAAGCAGTTTTAGGTAGTTTGCCTGATGTAACCAGGTTTACTACAGATTTAGCTCACTCTAGTTTACCCCTACACCGTCCCCCAGTCACTCATAAATACCAACAGGGACATCTGTTACTGATTTGCGGTTCGCGTCAATATGCAGGAGGAGCAATTTTAGCGGGATTGGGTGCTAGAGGTAGTGGAGTGGGAATGCTATCTATTGCGGTTCCTACATCTTTAAAACCGATTTTAACAGCAAAGTTACCCGAAGCTTTGGTAATTGAGTGTCCAGAAACCGAAACAGGGGCGATCGCTCATCTACGAGATCTAGATCTAGCTAAGTATAGCGCGATCGCTTGCGGCTGTGGAATTACTCAAGATGCAATAACAGTAGTTCAATCCGTTTTAGCTGCCGAAAAACCTCTGATTCTCGATGCTGATGCTTTAAATATCCTAGCTAGCTTGGGTGAAATTCCTCGCCGTCAGAGTCTCACTATTTTAACTCCTCATGCAGGAGAATTTAAGCGCTTATTTCCCCAAATTAACCTAAATAATAGAATTAATGCTTCTTGTCAAGCTGCATCTGAAAGTAGCGCAGTAGTATTATTAAAAGGTGCTAGAACCATCATTGCTCGCCCCAATGGCAAAGTAGACATAATTGTCGAAAGTACCCCAGCTTTAGCTAGAGGTGGGAGTGGGGATGTTTTAACTGGGTTGATGGGTGGACTAATAGCTTTAGCCAATTGCGCCCAAAAACCTCTAGAATCGATGGTAGCCACCGCAGCTTGGTGGCACGCCCAAGCTGCTATATTGGCAGCTAGAGAACGCACTGAGTTAGGAGTAGATGCACACACTTTGACGGAGTATCTGATTCGAGCGATACTGAGCTAA
- a CDS encoding thioredoxin family protein, with protein sequence MTSVTTITDPQFETEVLQTDKPVLAYFWAAWCGPCRLVSPSVEWAAANYGDRLKVVKMEVDPNPETVKTYRVEGVPAFRIIKSGELVASLEGAITKPKLQAFIDENLG encoded by the coding sequence GTGACTAGTGTAACTACAATTACAGATCCCCAATTTGAAACCGAAGTTTTACAAACAGATAAACCTGTTTTAGCCTATTTTTGGGCTGCTTGGTGCGGTCCTTGCCGTTTAGTATCTCCTTCTGTAGAATGGGCAGCAGCTAACTATGGCGATCGCCTCAAAGTTGTCAAAATGGAAGTAGATCCGAATCCAGAAACCGTCAAAACTTATCGAGTGGAGGGAGTTCCCGCCTTCAGAATCATCAAATCTGGCGAATTAGTAGCCAGTTTGGAAGGCGCGATTACCAAACCCAAGCTACAAGCCTTCATTGATGAAAATTTGGGATAG
- a CDS encoding LL-diaminopimelate aminotransferase, whose protein sequence is MQFANRLQPLQANVFADMDIAKAKAKILGRDLIDLSLGSSDLPAGDEAIAAIQKSLQDPATHGYLLFHGTRRFRQAAADWYQERYQIAVDPETEVLPLIGSQEGTAHLPLAILNPGDYALLLDPGYPSHAGGVYLANGLIYPMPLLAENGFLPVFEDIPADIVAKSRMMVLSYPHNPTSAIAPLSFFQKAVKFCQENQIVLVHDFPYVDLIFDGSGIAPSILQADPDKTVSIEFFTMSKSYNMGGFRVGYAIGNSELIRALRQIKAMVDFNQYIGILEGAIAALRGSQMGVRATVNTFRQRRDAFVNALHSIGWQVPTPQATMYVWAKLPPPWESRSVEFCTQLVETTGVAASPGAGFGKSGEGYVRFALVHEPKILEVAVSRISEFLANSRS, encoded by the coding sequence ATCCAATTTGCTAATCGTTTACAACCTCTGCAAGCTAATGTATTTGCAGATATGGATATAGCCAAAGCTAAGGCTAAAATCTTGGGAAGAGATCTGATAGATCTGTCTTTGGGTTCTTCAGATCTACCTGCTGGTGATGAGGCTATTGCGGCTATTCAAAAATCCTTGCAAGATCCAGCTACCCACGGTTATTTACTCTTTCACGGTACACGAAGGTTTCGCCAAGCTGCGGCGGATTGGTATCAAGAAAGATATCAGATTGCTGTCGATCCAGAAACGGAGGTTTTGCCTTTAATCGGTTCCCAAGAAGGTACGGCTCATTTACCTTTAGCAATCCTGAATCCTGGCGATTATGCTTTATTACTAGATCCTGGCTATCCTTCTCATGCGGGTGGAGTATATTTGGCTAATGGGTTAATTTATCCGATGCCGTTGTTAGCAGAAAACGGTTTTTTACCAGTGTTTGAGGATATTCCGGCTGATATAGTTGCTAAATCCAGGATGATGGTGTTGAGTTATCCTCATAATCCTACCAGTGCGATCGCCCCTCTGAGTTTTTTCCAGAAAGCTGTCAAATTCTGTCAGGAAAATCAGATTGTTTTAGTTCATGATTTTCCCTATGTAGATCTGATATTTGATGGCAGTGGGATTGCCCCTTCAATTTTACAAGCAGATCCCGATAAAACAGTTTCTATAGAGTTTTTCACCATGTCTAAATCTTATAACATGGGTGGGTTTCGGGTTGGTTATGCGATCGGAAACTCAGAACTAATTCGCGCCTTGCGTCAAATCAAAGCAATGGTGGATTTTAACCAATATATCGGGATTTTAGAAGGAGCGATCGCGGCTTTGCGCGGTTCCCAAATGGGGGTAAGAGCTACTGTAAATACCTTTCGTCAGCGTCGAGATGCTTTTGTTAACGCTTTACATAGCATTGGTTGGCAAGTACCTACTCCCCAGGCGACAATGTATGTGTGGGCTAAGTTACCACCACCGTGGGAAAGCCGTTCTGTGGAATTTTGTACCCAACTAGTCGAAACCACTGGAGTAGCAGCTTCTCCTGGTGCAGGATTTGGCAAATCTGGAGAAGGCTATGTTAGATTTGCCTTGGTTCACGAACCAAAGATCTTAGAAGTTGCTGTTAGTAGAATTTCTGAATTTTTAGCTAATTCTCGATCGTAA